The DNA window TAAAATTAAGGGAGTTGGATAGTGGTATTTGTTACAAAAGAAAAGTGGGACTATTTCGATCAGTCAGATGAGCAGGGAAATAAAAAATAAGCCACTTACCTGATGAATTCAGAGGGAGCCATACCGGTGAATTCTTTAAAAATGCGGTTGAAGGTGGTTTTGGAATTGAACCCCGCATCCATGGCTATTGATATAATAGTTGTTTTTTCCAGATTGGCAGGAGTTAGTTTTCGTTTGACCTCCTCCACCCGATACGCATTCACATAGTCATTAAAGGATTTTTGGTATCCGGTGTTAATATGCCGGGAAACGACCTTCGGATTTAGCTTGATAGCTTGGGCAAGGTCAACTAATGTCAGGCCGGGGTTGAGATATAATTGTTGTTTTTCCATTGCCTCTCGAATCCTGTTCAATATTTCAGGGTCCGGTTCGAATAATGCCTTTGCATCTTCTGCCATCTGTTTGTCAGTAACTTCATAAGTTACTCCAGACAGATTTGATTGTCGTATCCCTGCCACCCCAAGAACGAGCGCTGTAATTCCCAGTATTTCCACAGAATAGTCGTAGTCAAAATACAAGCCCTTCAAATCCCTTAACAATATCTCAATAAACCATTGAAAACATAAAATCATTGATACAATTAAAATAGTTATAAGCCAGTTCAGTCTTATTTTTGATAATTCCGAGAAGTTATTTTGTACCCACTGTTGGTAACGCCGCAGCAAACGGACAGACATAATTAAGTAAATGCCAAGGGAGGCCCAGGTGCCATCAAATTCAATCCTGTAAGTATAAGGACGGTGAACGTTTTCCCAGTACCATTCTTTAAAAACGAATGGGCAAAAGGCTAATGTAAGATAAAGTGCAAACTGTA is part of the Chitinophaga flava genome and encodes:
- a CDS encoding helix-turn-helix domain-containing protein: MYRFILATFIITPILFEPLIQDMQIFFTGIVALLAVVISQSFFASGLLFFAKNNKLSNRLLAALILAIAFWLMDHFIRIAGIYDQRPDLYFMPIFYSFGFGPLLYFYVRSLVNQNFKFKRIHLLHFIPVALQFALYLTLAFCPFVFKEWYWENVHRPYTYRIEFDGTWASLGIYLIMSVRLLRRYQQWVQNNFSELSKIRLNWLITILIVSMILCFQWFIEILLRDLKGLYFDYDYSVEILGITALVLGVAGIRQSNLSGVTYEVTDKQMAEDAKALFEPDPEILNRIREAMEKQQLYLNPGLTLVDLAQAIKLNPKVVSRHINTGYQKSFNDYVNAYRVEEVKRKLTPANLEKTTIISIAMDAGFNSKTTFNRIFKEFTGMAPSEFIR